A section of the Methanoregula formicica SMSP genome encodes:
- a CDS encoding DUF47 domain-containing protein: MGLRELLIPQDKVFFDLFEKQAGIVKEAAWQLVALTEDFTNVKDKRHAIEKLEHKGDLLTHDIYNQLNTTFITPLDPEEISRLAASLDDVLDFIDGATEKMQYYGIDAADSHMVELAKLIHMSTLEIESAVKGIRSIKDPRYVEERCIEVNRLENLADDVLAHAVTDLFKTNDAIMIIKFKDIYEHLETATDRCEDVANVLSDIAIRHS; this comes from the coding sequence ATGGGTTTGCGGGAATTGCTGATACCCCAGGACAAGGTTTTTTTCGACCTGTTCGAGAAACAGGCAGGGATCGTGAAGGAGGCTGCATGGCAGCTCGTTGCCCTCACGGAAGATTTCACGAATGTCAAGGATAAGCGCCACGCCATTGAGAAACTGGAGCACAAGGGCGATCTTTTAACGCACGATATCTACAACCAGTTGAACACCACTTTCATCACGCCGCTCGATCCCGAGGAGATCTCCCGGCTTGCCGCGAGCCTTGATGACGTTCTGGACTTTATTGACGGTGCGACGGAGAAGATGCAGTATTACGGGATCGATGCAGCCGACTCCCACATGGTCGAGCTCGCAAAGCTGATCCATATGTCCACGCTCGAGATCGAGAGTGCGGTCAAGGGCATCCGGTCGATCAAGGACCCCCGCTATGTCGAGGAGCGCTGCATCGAGGTCAACCGGCTCGAGAACCTTGCCGACGACGTGCTCGCCCATGCGGTCACGGACCTTTTCAAGACCAATGACGCGATCATGATCATCAAGTTCAAGGACATCTACGAGCATCTCGAGACCGCGACCGACCGGTGCGAGGACGTGGCAAACGTCCTGTCCGATATTGCGATCCGTCACTCATGA
- a CDS encoding lamin tail domain-containing protein, which yields MRVSSPFQLRAGACLTLILVFALLLAGCTSSGTHSGPVLNQSTTGDLKVYFLDAGQGDSSVILFRDAVILIDAGDTDRGDTVVRALQDLGVRKIDLLVATHPHADHIGGMQDVLANFEVGKVLDSGLPSSSSLYEKFLLTIDRKQIPYIVAERGQTIGIDPALRLLVLSPPKERNSDDLNTNSIVLRVSYGTVNLLYMGDATIPAEESLAKSGYPLDAQVLKVGHHGSSGASSAAFLSRVNPQVAILSLGKGNDYGHPHRETLERLNAAGPTVFRTDTDGTIRVESDGNTISVTTENGDAGFWNAAVTATHPVPATSSPVPSQPTISLDMADLASSLPANVTMPVTLPLVQLGNASGVYISRVQFDAPGDDRENLNGEWVTVTNRGDEAVLIPGWTLSDKTGSGTFTFPAVLLLPSSSVTVFSGSGSMNDTALYMGRSSPLWGNSGDLAILRDGTGTIIDTRADEAEA from the coding sequence ATGCGGGTGTCTTCTCCGTTTCAACTGCGGGCCGGTGCCTGCCTCACCCTCATCCTTGTTTTTGCACTCCTTCTTGCCGGATGCACCTCCTCGGGCACGCACTCCGGCCCGGTTCTCAACCAGAGCACCACGGGCGACCTCAAGGTATATTTCCTGGATGCCGGGCAGGGCGACTCGTCGGTCATTCTCTTCCGGGACGCGGTGATCCTGATCGATGCCGGTGACACGGACCGGGGCGACACGGTTGTTCGTGCCCTGCAGGATCTTGGTGTCAGGAAGATCGATCTCCTCGTGGCAACGCACCCGCACGCTGACCATATTGGCGGGATGCAGGACGTGCTTGCGAATTTCGAGGTCGGCAAAGTTCTCGACTCCGGTCTCCCCTCCTCATCGTCCCTGTACGAGAAGTTCCTTCTTACGATCGACCGGAAACAGATCCCCTACATTGTCGCGGAACGGGGCCAGACCATCGGGATCGATCCCGCGCTCCGCCTCCTCGTGCTCTCGCCCCCCAAAGAGCGGAATAGCGACGATCTCAACACCAACAGCATCGTCCTCCGGGTCTCGTACGGCACCGTGAACCTGCTTTATATGGGTGATGCGACGATTCCTGCGGAAGAGTCACTGGCGAAATCCGGCTACCCGCTGGACGCACAGGTGCTGAAGGTCGGCCACCACGGGAGTTCCGGCGCAAGCTCGGCAGCGTTCCTTTCCCGTGTTAATCCGCAGGTTGCCATCCTGTCCCTGGGGAAAGGAAATGATTACGGGCATCCCCACAGGGAGACGCTCGAACGGCTGAACGCTGCAGGTCCCACGGTCTTCCGCACGGATACGGACGGGACGATCCGCGTGGAGAGCGACGGGAATACGATCTCGGTTACAACAGAGAACGGGGATGCGGGTTTCTGGAATGCGGCAGTCACGGCAACGCATCCGGTTCCGGCAACCAGCAGTCCGGTACCATCCCAGCCGACAATCTCCCTGGATATGGCTGATCTTGCATCGTCCCTCCCCGCGAATGTCACGATGCCGGTAACGCTCCCTCTGGTCCAGCTCGGGAACGCTTCCGGCGTTTACATCAGCAGGGTGCAGTTCGATGCACCGGGCGATGACCGGGAAAACCTGAACGGGGAATGGGTCACGGTCACGAACCGCGGAGACGAGGCGGTCCTGATCCCCGGCTGGACGCTCTCCGATAAAACCGGCTCGGGCACCTTCACCTTCCCGGCCGTCCTCCTTCTCCCATCATCGTCGGTCACGGTCTTTTCCGGGAGCGGCAGCATGAACGATACGGCGCTCTACATGGGCAGGTCATCCCCTCTCTGGGGCAACAGCGGCGACCTCGCGATCCTGCGGGACGGCACCGGGACGATTATCGACACGCGGGCAGATGAGGCAGAGGCATGA
- a CDS encoding hybrid sensor histidine kinase/response regulator: MVGLNRFSGRRIVVVEDSRTQAEYLCHLLELEGALVVAASAGEEALAAIRNNPPDIVLTDIVMPGMDGYELCHTIKSDPTTAGIPVILVTQLHDPSDVLKGLVAGAENFIVKPYDPEQVHSRIASAFDAKNTPDPDGQRDAFEYILDGQLYTITFSRSRILDVLLSTYEFAIKKNTELQEAHEHMTALNEELMAAVEDLQQANRNLSTENAERGRVERALANANRKLNLMTSVTRHDINNQILSLHGYIELAEMEVQDAKVIEYIGKAKAAAQKIQRQIAFTKQYEDIGVKAPRWQDLATAIDPLRQTLVGESIELVTRDLHYEIYADPLFSRVFENLADNSIRHGKQVRRITISAERSLDGGLLIMYEDDGGGVDEAEKTKIFEKGFGRNTGLGLFLSREILEFTGISIRENGVPGKGALFEITVPPEEVRKAGSQ, encoded by the coding sequence ATGGTCGGATTGAACCGGTTCTCCGGCAGGAGGATCGTTGTTGTCGAGGACAGCCGCACCCAGGCCGAGTACCTCTGCCATCTCCTGGAACTGGAAGGGGCTCTGGTCGTAGCAGCATCCGCGGGAGAGGAAGCGCTGGCAGCGATCCGGAACAATCCTCCCGATATCGTACTCACCGACATCGTGATGCCGGGCATGGACGGGTACGAGCTCTGTCATACAATCAAGTCTGATCCCACAACGGCAGGGATACCGGTCATCCTCGTCACCCAGCTCCATGATCCTTCTGACGTGCTGAAGGGACTTGTGGCCGGAGCAGAGAACTTCATTGTCAAACCCTATGATCCGGAGCAGGTCCATTCCCGGATTGCCTCTGCATTTGACGCGAAAAATACACCCGACCCGGATGGGCAGCGGGATGCGTTTGAGTACATCCTTGACGGGCAGCTGTATACCATCACGTTCAGCCGATCACGGATCCTCGACGTCCTTCTCTCCACGTACGAGTTTGCTATCAAAAAGAACACCGAGCTGCAGGAGGCACACGAGCACATGACCGCCTTAAACGAGGAACTGATGGCGGCAGTCGAGGACCTCCAGCAGGCAAACCGGAACCTTTCAACGGAGAATGCCGAGCGGGGGCGGGTGGAGAGGGCGCTTGCCAATGCCAACCGGAAGCTCAATCTCATGACGAGCGTAACCCGGCACGACATCAACAACCAGATCCTCTCGCTCCATGGTTACATCGAGCTTGCGGAGATGGAGGTCCAGGACGCAAAAGTCATTGAATACATCGGGAAAGCGAAGGCAGCCGCACAGAAGATCCAGCGGCAGATCGCGTTCACCAAGCAGTACGAGGACATCGGGGTTAAGGCCCCCCGCTGGCAGGACCTCGCCACGGCGATCGATCCGCTCCGGCAGACCCTCGTCGGCGAGTCCATCGAGCTCGTAACCCGCGATCTCCACTACGAGATCTATGCCGACCCGCTCTTTTCCCGGGTCTTCGAGAACCTGGCTGATAACTCCATCCGCCACGGGAAGCAAGTCCGACGGATCACCATCTCCGCAGAGCGGTCCCTCGATGGCGGGCTGCTCATCATGTACGAAGATGACGGAGGAGGGGTGGACGAAGCCGAAAAGACAAAAATCTTCGAGAAAGGATTCGGCAGGAACACCGGCCTTGGTCTCTTCCTTTCGCGGGAGATCCTCGAGTTCACCGGGATCTCGATCCGGGAGAACGGCGTACCCGGAAAGGGTGCCCTGTTCGAGATCACGGTCCCGCCGGAAGAAGTAAGGAAAGCCGGTTCGCAGTAA
- a CDS encoding MTAP family purine nucleoside phosphorylase codes for MLGIIGGTSLLFSTLPQLAKKTVATPFGPADLLCGRDLVMLMRHQNNRPPHRINYRANLAAMAIAGVTRIVAFGSTGSLKQEIAPGSLLIPTDYVSMTDIPSIHDHAIEHVRPELSERLAKKLKELVPSARYGGVYVQTRGPRIETIAEVEALAKIADVVGMTVASEATLARELGIEFAALCTIENYANGLGKEVLTYEHMVSVSRQHKDRTEEIMNTIIAHMS; via the coding sequence ATGCTCGGGATCATCGGGGGCACGAGCCTGCTCTTCTCCACGCTCCCGCAGTTAGCAAAGAAGACGGTGGCAACGCCGTTTGGCCCTGCCGACCTGCTCTGCGGCAGGGATCTCGTCATGCTGATGCGCCACCAGAACAACCGCCCCCCGCACCGGATCAACTACCGGGCGAACCTTGCGGCCATGGCAATCGCGGGCGTTACACGGATCGTGGCATTCGGGTCAACGGGTTCGCTGAAACAGGAGATCGCGCCCGGTTCTCTGCTTATCCCCACAGACTATGTGAGCATGACGGACATCCCCTCCATCCACGACCACGCAATCGAGCACGTCCGCCCCGAGCTCTCGGAACGTCTGGCAAAAAAACTGAAAGAACTGGTCCCTTCGGCCCGGTACGGCGGTGTTTACGTCCAGACGCGGGGTCCGCGGATCGAAACCATTGCGGAGGTGGAAGCGCTCGCGAAGATCGCAGATGTTGTCGGCATGACGGTCGCATCCGAAGCTACCCTTGCCCGCGAACTGGGGATTGAGTTTGCCGCACTCTGCACCATCGAGAACTATGCGAACGGCCTTGGAAAGGAAGTCCTGACGTACGAGCATATGGTCAGCGTTTCGCGGCAGCACAAGGACAGGACAGAAGAGATTATGAACACGATCATTGCACACATGAGCTGA
- a CDS encoding inorganic phosphate transporter yields the protein MIEASWGLIVFIIGVALVFDFTNGFHDSANSISTVVSTKVLSPRSAVLFAAFFNFIAAFGFGVAVASTISKIIRLNIVDTAAVPYIILCALVGAISWNLITWFFGIPTSSSHALIGGMTGAGLSAAGIAAIKWSTVGEVALFMIISPLIGLACGFLFMAAILNITKTANKLSAETHFRRLQLFSAAAYSFSHGTNDAQKTMGIIVPLLFSIGYFGAAADPNHLPVPLWVILIAHTAIALGTLSGGWRIVRTMGYKITKLRPVHGFAAETAGASTIIGASVAGIPVSTTHIICTSIMGVGTTMGTSTVKWGVARTIMWAWILTIPISALIGFVAFAVTRIMIGY from the coding sequence ATGATCGAAGCTTCGTGGGGCCTGATCGTCTTCATCATCGGCGTTGCACTGGTCTTTGACTTTACCAACGGCTTCCACGACTCGGCAAACTCCATCTCCACGGTTGTATCAACCAAGGTCCTCTCTCCCCGGAGTGCCGTGCTCTTTGCAGCCTTCTTCAACTTTATTGCCGCATTCGGCTTTGGTGTCGCGGTGGCGAGCACCATCAGCAAGATCATCCGGTTGAATATTGTCGATACTGCTGCCGTCCCGTACATCATTCTCTGTGCTCTTGTCGGCGCCATATCCTGGAACCTGATCACCTGGTTCTTCGGGATTCCCACCTCGTCGTCCCACGCGCTCATCGGGGGGATGACCGGTGCGGGCCTGTCCGCGGCCGGGATTGCCGCGATTAAATGGTCAACGGTCGGGGAAGTTGCCCTGTTCATGATCATCTCACCCCTGATTGGCCTTGCCTGCGGATTCCTCTTTATGGCAGCCATCCTCAACATCACGAAGACGGCAAACAAACTTTCCGCAGAGACCCATTTCAGGCGGCTCCAGCTCTTTTCCGCGGCCGCCTACAGTTTCAGCCATGGCACGAACGATGCGCAGAAGACCATGGGGATCATCGTCCCGCTTCTCTTCTCTATCGGGTACTTCGGGGCAGCCGCCGACCCGAACCACCTTCCGGTCCCTCTCTGGGTGATCCTCATCGCCCATACGGCCATTGCGCTTGGCACGCTCTCGGGCGGCTGGCGGATCGTCAGGACCATGGGTTACAAGATCACCAAGCTCCGCCCGGTCCACGGGTTTGCTGCAGAGACTGCCGGGGCTTCGACCATCATCGGTGCATCGGTTGCCGGCATCCCGGTCAGCACCACGCACATCATCTGCACCTCCATCATGGGTGTCGGGACAACCATGGGGACGAGCACGGTGAAGTGGGGCGTTGCACGGACCATCATGTGGGCGTGGATCCTCACGATCCCTATCAGTGCCCTGATCGGGTTTGTTGCGTTTGCGGTGACACGGATAATGATAGGGTACTGA
- the phoU gene encoding phosphate signaling complex protein PhoU, producing MAEKFHTELSELRKEAVEMAHFGRSMLRDAVDALIRQDEDLAVSVVDRKEEIHKMEVRLEERCYQLIALNQPMAKDMRIIACTLKVITASLRIGRYGKVIANIVRDLSDNPHIANLMSLPHMAELVIDMVDDAIEAYDTDNLRLIEAFTQRDDTIDALRHSIFRQGITYMMEDPRTISRCTHYIMVARYLERCADHACKIAENVQYMETGERVEIH from the coding sequence ATGGCAGAAAAATTCCACACGGAGCTTTCAGAACTCAGGAAGGAAGCAGTGGAGATGGCACACTTCGGGAGGTCCATGCTGCGGGATGCCGTGGATGCCCTCATCCGGCAGGATGAGGACCTTGCCGTCTCCGTTGTCGACAGGAAGGAGGAGATCCACAAAATGGAAGTCCGGCTCGAAGAGCGCTGCTACCAGCTCATTGCGCTCAACCAGCCGATGGCAAAGGACATGCGGATCATTGCCTGCACCCTCAAGGTGATCACGGCATCGCTCCGCATCGGGCGCTACGGGAAGGTGATCGCAAACATTGTCCGGGACCTCTCCGACAACCCGCATATCGCAAACCTCATGAGCCTCCCCCACATGGCCGAGCTCGTCATCGATATGGTAGACGACGCGATCGAGGCCTACGATACCGACAATCTCCGGCTCATCGAGGCATTCACGCAGCGGGACGACACCATCGACGCCCTCCGTCACTCGATCTTCCGCCAGGGGATCACCTACATGATGGAAGATCCGCGGACCATCTCGCGGTGCACGCACTACATCATGGTTGCCCGGTACCTCGAACGCTGCGCCGACCATGCCTGCAAGATCGCCGAGAACGTCCAGTACATGGAGACCGGGGAGAGGGTGGAGATCCACTGA
- a CDS encoding inorganic phosphate transporter, with protein sequence MEPLVLFGIILALALNFVNGLNDASHSIATVVATKALSPFKAVIYTGLCNIAGPFVFTTAVAATIGTAIVHADGLTPLSIVVAMGAAIILVFVATRSGIPISSSHAMVGGLLGAGIAVMGPAAVLLPSALEVEEVIGAALIGGAVGGVLLGLFVASFHEDVRLGALLGAICGAALAIPFLMFIGILKLSGLFAIVLFIFISPIIGITGAFFFDLLVIHLFRHSRRNRMRRIFQPLHVLACLVQATAHGGNDGQHAIGVITALLVSSGILLSFDVPFWVVATSALAIGLGTCFGGWQVVDKMAREITKIRPYQGFCAATASSAILVSVTHAGIPVSSTHAINGAIIGVGATRGKSAVQWKVVREMMTAWIITIPLALAIAWAGYFVVAFVTGLF encoded by the coding sequence ATGGAGCCCCTCGTCCTCTTCGGCATCATCCTGGCCCTGGCTCTCAATTTTGTCAACGGGCTCAACGATGCTTCGCATTCCATTGCAACAGTTGTGGCCACAAAAGCCCTCTCACCGTTCAAGGCCGTCATCTATACCGGGCTCTGTAATATCGCAGGGCCATTCGTCTTCACGACTGCAGTCGCAGCCACCATCGGGACGGCCATCGTCCACGCAGACGGGCTTACCCCGCTCTCGATCGTAGTCGCCATGGGAGCAGCGATCATCCTCGTCTTCGTTGCCACCCGTTCCGGTATCCCCATCTCGAGCAGCCATGCCATGGTCGGGGGACTTCTCGGTGCCGGCATTGCAGTCATGGGGCCGGCTGCGGTGCTCCTGCCGTCAGCGCTTGAGGTTGAGGAGGTCATAGGCGCTGCCCTCATCGGTGGTGCGGTCGGGGGAGTCCTCCTCGGCCTCTTTGTTGCGTCCTTCCACGAGGATGTACGGCTCGGCGCGCTGCTCGGGGCGATCTGCGGGGCAGCGCTCGCCATCCCGTTTTTGATGTTCATTGGCATCCTGAAACTCTCCGGCCTCTTTGCCATCGTCCTCTTCATCTTCATCTCCCCTATCATTGGGATCACCGGTGCGTTCTTCTTCGACCTGCTGGTCATCCACCTCTTCCGGCACTCCCGCCGGAACCGGATGAGACGGATCTTCCAGCCGCTTCACGTCCTTGCCTGCCTGGTCCAGGCGACTGCCCATGGGGGTAACGACGGGCAGCATGCCATCGGTGTCATCACGGCCCTGCTCGTCTCGTCCGGGATCCTCCTGAGCTTCGATGTCCCGTTCTGGGTGGTCGCCACCTCCGCCCTTGCTATCGGCCTTGGCACCTGCTTTGGGGGCTGGCAGGTAGTGGACAAGATGGCAAGGGAGATCACGAAGATCCGGCCGTACCAGGGGTTCTGTGCGGCAACCGCGAGCAGTGCGATCCTCGTCTCGGTCACTCACGCGGGTATCCCGGTCTCCTCAACGCACGCGATCAACGGGGCAATCATCGGGGTCGGGGCAACCCGGGGCAAAAGTGCGGTCCAGTGGAAGGTGGTCCGCGAGATGATGACCGCGTGGATCATTACGATACCCCTCGCACTTGCCATTGCATGGGCCGGATACTTCGTTGTCGCGTTTGTCACCGGGCTTTTTTAG
- a CDS encoding amidohydrolase, whose amino-acid sequence MTSDDMDGIFGKNHSLLITNVVVDTKKVDIVIDEKGIITSVGEMAGKAWKGDEDFLIDGNGALALPGLVNTHTHAAMTLLRGYADDMILQDWLSQKIWPLEAHLKPEDIYWATKLACIEMIRSGTTAFNDMYFMMDQAAKAVNETGIRAVLSYGFIDLFNAEKREAECKATENLAAHIKSLDNPRITAAVGPHAIYTVSPEGLKWCAEFAQQQKIGIHIHLSETEKEVTDCVATHGKRPAAHLDSCGILTPRTVAAHCCWLDDAECRLLGERGVSAAHNPVSNMKLATNRAMPYADLKAAGANTCLGTDGCASNNNLDMLEEMKVAAILQKFFWNNPTVLPAPEALAMASANGAKALGLPTGRLVAGVPADIILVSNRDACNIPLHNATSNLVYSTNGGSVETTICNGRVLMLDRGIPDEAYVLNGAAEAAVALVERAQSG is encoded by the coding sequence ATGACTTCAGATGATATGGACGGGATATTCGGGAAGAATCACTCCCTGCTGATAACAAATGTTGTGGTGGATACCAAAAAGGTCGACATCGTCATCGATGAAAAGGGGATCATCACCTCAGTCGGGGAGATGGCAGGAAAGGCGTGGAAGGGCGACGAGGACTTCCTGATTGACGGGAACGGGGCGCTTGCCCTCCCGGGACTTGTCAACACGCACACCCATGCGGCGATGACCCTCCTGCGGGGCTATGCCGACGACATGATCCTGCAGGACTGGCTTTCCCAGAAGATCTGGCCCTTGGAGGCCCACCTGAAACCCGAGGATATCTACTGGGCGACGAAGCTTGCCTGCATCGAGATGATCCGGTCCGGCACGACTGCGTTCAACGACATGTACTTCATGATGGACCAGGCAGCGAAGGCCGTGAACGAGACCGGCATCCGGGCCGTCCTCTCGTACGGGTTCATCGACCTCTTCAACGCGGAGAAACGGGAGGCCGAGTGCAAGGCAACCGAGAATCTCGCAGCGCACATCAAATCCCTGGACAACCCCCGGATCACCGCAGCCGTCGGGCCGCACGCGATCTACACGGTCTCCCCGGAAGGCCTGAAGTGGTGCGCCGAGTTTGCACAGCAGCAGAAGATCGGCATCCACATCCACCTGTCCGAGACCGAGAAGGAGGTGACCGACTGCGTTGCAACCCATGGGAAACGACCGGCCGCCCATCTCGACTCCTGCGGCATCTTAACACCCCGTACCGTCGCCGCCCACTGCTGCTGGCTGGACGATGCAGAGTGCCGGCTGCTGGGCGAACGCGGCGTCTCGGCTGCCCACAACCCGGTCAGCAACATGAAGCTTGCCACCAACCGGGCCATGCCGTATGCTGACCTGAAGGCAGCCGGTGCGAACACCTGCCTTGGCACGGACGGGTGCGCTTCGAACAACAACCTCGACATGCTCGAAGAGATGAAGGTCGCAGCCATCCTCCAGAAGTTCTTCTGGAACAATCCCACCGTGCTTCCGGCGCCGGAGGCCCTTGCCATGGCCTCAGCAAACGGCGCAAAGGCGCTCGGCCTCCCCACCGGACGGCTCGTTGCCGGTGTACCGGCCGACATCATCCTTGTCAGCAACCGCGATGCCTGCAACATCCCGCTCCACAACGCGACCTCGAATCTCGTCTACTCCACGAACGGCGGTTCGGTCGAGACCACGATCTGCAATGGCCGCGTGCTGATGCTCGACCGCGGTATCCCCGACGAGGCATATGTGCTGAACGGGGCCGCGGAAGCGGCTGTTGCTCTTGTCGAACGGGCACAATCGGGATAA
- a CDS encoding inorganic phosphate transporter has translation MIEATWELILIIIGIALIFDFTNGFHDSANSISTVVSTKVLSPRKAVVFAAFFNFIAAFGFGVAVASTISKIIHLDVVETAVVPYIILAALIGAISWNIITWFFGLPTSSSHALIGGLAGAGISAAGLAAIKWSTVEVVVAFMILSPIIGLICGFLFMAAVLWLTRKSNKQSAEKNFRNLQLVSAAANCFSHGTNDAQKTIGIILPLLFAIGYYGVSVDPNHLPVPFWVIILAYTAIALGTLAGGWRIVKTMGYNIIKMRPVHGFAANAASASTIIGASIAGIPVSTTHVICSSIMGVGTTMGSNSVKWGVARTIMWAWILTIPISAVIGFAAFLVIRVVIGY, from the coding sequence TTGATCGAGGCAACATGGGAACTGATCCTGATCATCATCGGTATTGCACTGATCTTTGACTTCACGAACGGGTTCCACGATTCAGCAAATTCCATCTCAACGGTTGTATCTACAAAGGTCCTCTCCCCTAGGAAAGCCGTAGTCTTTGCAGCCTTCTTCAACTTCATCGCGGCGTTCGGCTTTGGCGTTGCCGTTGCAAGCACCATCAGCAAGATCATCCACCTCGACGTTGTCGAGACCGCGGTCGTCCCCTACATCATCCTTGCGGCACTCATCGGGGCAATCTCCTGGAATATCATCACGTGGTTCTTCGGCCTGCCAACATCTTCGTCCCATGCCCTGATTGGGGGGCTTGCAGGTGCCGGCATCTCCGCAGCGGGGCTTGCCGCAATCAAGTGGTCGACGGTCGAAGTGGTTGTTGCTTTCATGATCCTCTCGCCCATAATCGGGCTCATCTGCGGTTTTTTGTTCATGGCGGCCGTTCTCTGGCTCACCCGGAAGTCAAACAAACAGTCGGCCGAGAAGAACTTCCGGAACCTCCAGCTCGTCTCGGCAGCGGCTAACTGTTTCAGCCATGGCACAAACGATGCGCAGAAGACCATCGGGATCATCCTCCCCCTCCTCTTTGCCATCGGATATTACGGCGTATCCGTGGATCCAAACCATCTCCCGGTGCCATTCTGGGTCATCATACTTGCTTATACTGCAATCGCACTCGGGACACTTGCCGGGGGATGGAGGATTGTCAAGACAATGGGTTACAACATCATCAAAATGCGGCCGGTCCACGGATTTGCCGCCAATGCCGCGAGCGCATCCACCATCATCGGGGCATCCATTGCCGGCATCCCTGTGAGCACCACCCATGTCATCTGCTCGTCCATCATGGGCGTAGGGACAACTATGGGTTCGAACTCCGTGAAGTGGGGGGTTGCCCGGACCATAATGTGGGCATGGATTCTCACTATCCCGATCAGCGCCGTGATAGGGTTTGCCGCGTTCTTGGTGATCCGGGTCGTGATTGGGTACTAA
- a CDS encoding DUF3006 domain-containing protein, with product MKATIDRIENGIAILIDREDGTRHISIPALLLPPGSREGDVITVMLERDEEATAAAKARVSGLVEKLRKRS from the coding sequence ATGAAGGCAACCATCGACCGGATCGAGAATGGGATTGCCATCCTTATCGACCGTGAAGACGGTACCCGGCACATCAGCATCCCGGCGCTGCTCCTCCCCCCGGGCAGCCGGGAGGGGGACGTGATCACCGTCATGCTGGAGCGGGACGAAGAAGCAACTGCCGCGGCAAAGGCCCGGGTATCCGGCCTGGTGGAGAAACTCAGGAAGCGTTCCTGA
- a CDS encoding DUF47 domain-containing protein has protein sequence MRIRDLILPEDKVFFTLFLEMAEKIGEAASTFNEITHELPGGTEKAHKVRQIEHHGDEITRKIFEQLDESLITPLEPEEIARLAPVLDDVLDRLDWVTHQLCNYEIPATNDVLKEYSYLILLAGTEIGHATKSLSTLKNAEEVKTHTREISRLYNLSTELLSRAILELFKTQDLLMIIKLKDIYEGMAKVMEKCNDVGHVIHDIAMAHA, from the coding sequence ATGCGCATCCGTGACCTGATCCTGCCGGAAGACAAGGTCTTCTTCACGCTCTTTTTAGAGATGGCCGAGAAGATCGGCGAGGCCGCGTCAACGTTCAACGAGATCACCCACGAGCTCCCGGGCGGGACCGAGAAAGCCCACAAGGTGCGGCAGATCGAGCACCACGGGGACGAGATCACCCGGAAGATCTTCGAGCAGCTGGACGAATCGCTCATCACTCCGCTCGAACCCGAGGAGATCGCCCGCCTCGCCCCGGTGCTTGATGATGTCCTTGACCGGCTCGACTGGGTCACCCACCAGCTCTGCAACTACGAGATCCCGGCGACAAATGATGTACTCAAGGAATACTCCTACCTTATCCTGCTCGCGGGCACCGAGATTGGGCATGCAACAAAGAGCCTCTCGACGCTGAAGAACGCCGAGGAGGTAAAGACCCATACCCGCGAGATCAGCCGGCTCTACAACCTCTCGACCGAGCTCCTCTCGCGGGCAATCCTCGAGCTCTTCAAGACGCAGGATCTCCTGATGATCATCAAGCTTAAGGATATCTACGAGGGCATGGCGAAGGTCATGGAGAAATGCAACGATGTCGGCCACGTGATCCACGACATCGCGATGGCCCACGCGTGA